The Deltaproteobacteria bacterium DNA segment AAACTTTACACGGTGCCCAAAGACACGCGGCTGAATGATGTAATGGGCCTGATGACGGAAAAACGCGTCCGGCATCTTCCCGTCATGGACAGCGACATGGTAATGGGCATTATTTCGATCGGCGACGTGGTGAAGAACCTTCTCGACGAAGCAGCCTTTACGACGGAACAGTTGAAAAAGTACATTCAGGGATATTGATATTCTACGAAAAACATGGCCTGGCGGCCGGCAGCAGGCCGGCCGTTTTTTACAGGAGCGTGACCGTCCGATAAAACAAACGTCGGCACCGTCTCAGGTTTCCAGTGCTTCGAACGCAGCCTCGCTGTTCATGACAAATGCCCGGACAAGAGCATAATCCTTCCTCCCGTCGCAACCTTCAACACCGGTATGGCTATCAACTCCCCAGGGGCGTACCATGGAAATAGCCCGGGCGGCGTTATCCGGGTTCAGACCGCCAGCCAGAATAAGCGGTTTCGAAGAGTGCGTCACCAGAGCCCGACTGACCTTCCAATCGTGAGTCTTCCCGGTGGCTCCGGAGGCGCCGGTCTCCGGGTCGAACGTATCGCTGATAAACGCATCGACCCAGGGCAGCCATCTTTCAACGGCGAGGAATAGGGTTTCCCCGTTATCCGATTTGACGATCAGACTCTTGATGATCGCGAGACCCGGCGCCATCTCCCGCAGTCTTGCTAATTCCCGAACGAGAATTTCCCCATGGATCTGGACAACGGACGCCCCGACCCAACGGCACAGGCGGGCGATATCCCCGGCGCGGTCCAGGTAAGTGATGACCGTTTTTTCAACATCGCCGGGCAGGGACCGGCAAATCCGGCGGGCTTCATCCTCCGTGCAGTCCTCCTCATGCACGTTCAGCCCCAAAGGGAAACCCAGTTGACGCGCACCGGCCCGCAGACAGCAAATGGCCTCGTTCAGATCATGAATTCCCGCAATCTGGATTCTTTCCATTCCACCCCTTTATCCAAACGAGGGCATCACGCATAAAGCAGTCCCGAATTATCTCCCCGACCGTCAAGGCTGAAGAAGTTTGAAACCCGTCGCCTCGTCCAGTCGGCGGCTTGCACCGGTGT contains these protein-coding regions:
- a CDS encoding phosphoribosylanthranilate isomerase; this encodes MERIQIAGIHDLNEAICCLRAGARQLGFPLGLNVHEEDCTEDEARRICRSLPGDVEKTVITYLDRAGDIARLCRWVGASVVQIHGEILVRELARLREMAPGLAIIKSLIVKSDNGETLFLAVERWLPWVDAFISDTFDPETGASGATGKTHDWKVSRALVTHSSKPLILAGGLNPDNAARAISMVRPWGVDSHTGVEGCDGRKDYALVRAFVMNSEAAFEALET